One window from the genome of Myxococcales bacterium encodes:
- a CDS encoding CPXCG motif-containing cysteine-rich protein — protein sequence MDSAQVQCPYCLETVELLIDPETKGSYVEDCEVCCRPWQVTVSRRPQGVRVRVDRAQ from the coding sequence ATGGACAGCGCGCAAGTTCAGTGTCCGTATTGCCTGGAAACCGTAGAGTTGCTGATCGATCCAGAGACCAAGGGCAGCTACGTCGAGGACTGCGAAGTCTGTTGCCGCCCGTGGCAGGTCACCGTATCTCGCCGCCCACAAGGCGTCCGAGTTCGCGTGGATCGCGCGCAGTAG
- a CDS encoding prephenate dehydrogenase/arogenate dehydrogenase family protein, which translates to MTIAPEELTRLRQELGEVDREILGLIAKRQAMARAIGIAKQNAGMGTRDFRQEREVVQRARQAAAAAELPPALGEELSLLLIRHSLATQEQHRVARQGAGGGKRALIIGGAGQMGQWFARFLAASNYSVTTADPASPPAGVEFEHVSDWATLSLDHDVIVIATPMGLTNTILHQLAAAPPRGLVFDIGSLKSPLRTGLAALAQAGGHVTSVHPMFGPDTQLLSGRHVMIVDVGHPAASQHAKELFAATMATIVTVDLERHDRYMAFVLGLSHALNIAFFTALGESGETAPQLANLSSTTFDHQMHVAHRVAVENPDLYFDIQTLNDYGGEALAALQAAVTRVHDTVRTGDRDGFRTLMDAGRRYFELRSLER; encoded by the coding sequence ATGACCATCGCGCCCGAAGAACTAACGCGCCTCCGCCAAGAGCTAGGCGAGGTCGACCGCGAGATCCTCGGGCTTATCGCCAAGCGGCAGGCGATGGCGCGGGCGATCGGCATCGCCAAGCAAAATGCCGGCATGGGCACGCGCGACTTTCGCCAAGAGCGCGAGGTCGTGCAGCGCGCGCGCCAGGCCGCGGCGGCCGCCGAGCTGCCACCAGCGCTAGGCGAAGAGCTATCGCTGCTGCTCATCCGCCACTCGCTGGCGACGCAAGAGCAACACCGCGTCGCCCGCCAAGGCGCCGGCGGCGGCAAGCGCGCGCTTATTATCGGCGGTGCCGGCCAGATGGGGCAATGGTTCGCGCGTTTTCTCGCGGCGTCTAACTACAGCGTCACCACCGCCGATCCTGCCTCGCCGCCCGCGGGCGTGGAGTTCGAGCACGTAAGTGATTGGGCCACGCTCTCGCTTGACCACGACGTGATCGTGATCGCGACGCCGATGGGCCTAACCAATACCATCTTGCATCAACTCGCCGCCGCCCCACCGCGCGGCCTGGTGTTTGACATTGGCTCGCTCAAGAGCCCGCTGCGCACCGGCCTCGCCGCGCTCGCGCAGGCGGGCGGCCACGTCACCTCGGTGCACCCGATGTTTGGCCCCGACACGCAGCTCCTATCCGGGCGCCACGTGATGATCGTCGACGTCGGCCATCCGGCCGCCTCGCAACATGCCAAGGAATTATTCGCGGCGACCATGGCTACCATCGTCACGGTCGACCTCGAGCGCCACGACCGTTACATGGCATTTGTCCTTGGGCTCTCGCATGCGCTCAACATCGCGTTTTTCACCGCGCTGGGCGAAAGCGGCGAAACCGCGCCGCAGCTCGCGAATCTTTCATCGACCACCTTCGATCATCAGATGCACGTCGCGCATCGCGTCGCGGTCGAAAACCCCGACCTCTATTTCGACATCCAAACCCTCAACGACTACGGAGGCGAGGCGCTGGCCGCGCTGCAGGCCGCCGTGACGCGCGTCCACGACACCGTGCGCACCGGCGATCGCGACGGCTTCCGCACCCTGATGGATGCGGGGCGCCGCTACTTTGAGCTGCGCTCGCTGGAACGATGA
- a CDS encoding isopenicillin N synthase family oxygenase, whose amino-acid sequence MVGKQNIPLVDLSDWLAGGEARGRFIRTVGESLADIGFFAVKNHGISEDLTRAAYENAKAFFSLPLPAKQKYVCGAAGQRGYTSFGTEHAKDSKAPDLKEFWQIGRPDVPDDHPVHRDFGANVWPDADVPKFRQVMTALYEGLDGLGAIMLQAAAAHLGEAPGYFSEMATQSDTIVRVLYYPPVGNAAPAGAVRSAAHEDINLITLLSGATSEGLELLQRDGTWMPVHTGFDTIVVDSGDMLQNLTNGYYRSTTHRVVNPKDPNAERFSMPCFIHPRRELSLAPIASAIERTGGAAKYPTITSGEYLEQRLREIGLTK is encoded by the coding sequence ATGGTGGGCAAGCAAAACATTCCCTTGGTAGACCTAAGCGATTGGCTCGCCGGTGGCGAGGCGCGAGGGCGCTTTATCCGCACCGTTGGCGAATCGCTCGCCGATATCGGGTTTTTTGCGGTCAAGAACCACGGCATCTCCGAGGACCTCACGCGCGCGGCGTATGAGAATGCCAAGGCGTTTTTCTCGCTGCCGTTGCCGGCAAAACAAAAGTACGTGTGCGGCGCCGCCGGCCAGCGCGGCTATACGTCGTTTGGCACCGAGCACGCCAAAGACTCCAAGGCACCTGATCTGAAAGAGTTTTGGCAAATTGGCCGGCCCGACGTGCCCGATGACCATCCGGTGCACCGGGACTTTGGCGCCAATGTGTGGCCCGACGCGGACGTCCCGAAATTTCGTCAGGTGATGACGGCGCTTTACGAGGGCCTTGATGGCCTGGGCGCCATCATGCTGCAGGCCGCGGCGGCGCATCTTGGCGAGGCGCCTGGCTACTTTAGTGAGATGGCCACACAAAGCGATACCATCGTGCGCGTGCTCTACTATCCGCCGGTTGGCAACGCCGCCCCCGCGGGCGCCGTGCGTTCGGCGGCGCACGAGGACATTAATCTGATCACATTGCTATCGGGCGCCACCTCGGAAGGCCTTGAGTTGCTGCAGCGCGACGGCACCTGGATGCCAGTCCACACCGGCTTTGACACCATCGTCGTCGACTCCGGCGATATGCTGCAAAACCTCACCAATGGCTATTATCGCTCGACCACCCATCGCGTCGTCAACCCTAAGGATCCGAACGCCGAGCGCTTCTCCATGCCCTGCTTTATCCACCCGCGGCGGGAGCTCAGCCTGGCGCCGATTGCCAGTGCGATCGAGCGCACGGGCGGTGCGGCGAAGTATCCCACCATCACTTCTGGGGAGTATCTGGAGCAGCGGTTGCGCGAGATTGGCCTTACGAAGTAG
- a CDS encoding RtcB family protein, which produces MRSAARPAVFTASMRDLQHLSAKITNHSLEPDWQVVQWFDRRFLADFVVSANVLPDVCPAGVLPNGTAAVVKPDWLRAFPFKEAIADIGCAMSLAEVTADLESLPALWNLLYLRLLSLGKTVLGSGNHFIDCCADQAGRFHILVHVGSRMEFSERETFSFERDYERYVARAAANHREIWSVVADVFHRVGVPLHLPHDTVEHAGADMLLRKGATACRPGDPLLIASSFDDEIIVGRGALSTQTLGASMSHGTGRNRSRAEAKEIDVDQSSLRRRILIPDALPDHSWRLESPIHYRRSADVLVNLAPHIDISARLTPIAFMGGF; this is translated from the coding sequence TTGCGCTCGGCGGCAAGACCGGCTGTATTCACGGCTTCCATGCGCGATCTCCAGCACCTTAGCGCGAAGATCACGAACCATTCGCTTGAGCCTGATTGGCAAGTTGTCCAGTGGTTCGATCGGCGGTTTCTTGCCGATTTCGTGGTTTCGGCAAACGTTTTGCCCGACGTTTGTCCGGCCGGTGTCCTGCCCAACGGTACGGCGGCAGTGGTGAAGCCTGACTGGCTGCGGGCGTTTCCGTTCAAGGAGGCAATCGCTGACATCGGCTGCGCCATGTCGCTTGCCGAAGTCACCGCGGATCTAGAGTCATTGCCAGCGCTGTGGAACCTGCTGTACCTACGGTTGCTTTCGCTTGGCAAGACGGTGCTCGGATCTGGCAACCATTTTATTGATTGCTGCGCGGACCAAGCCGGTCGATTTCACATCTTAGTGCACGTGGGATCCCGCATGGAATTCTCTGAACGCGAAACATTTAGCTTCGAACGGGACTACGAACGCTACGTTGCGCGCGCAGCGGCCAACCATCGCGAAATCTGGTCGGTGGTCGCCGATGTCTTCCACCGCGTAGGTGTGCCGCTTCACCTGCCCCACGATACAGTCGAGCATGCCGGCGCCGATATGCTCCTTCGCAAGGGAGCAACTGCTTGTCGTCCTGGAGATCCACTGCTGATTGCCTCGTCATTTGACGATGAGATTATTGTTGGCCGCGGAGCTTTGTCGACCCAGACGCTTGGCGCATCTATGTCACATGGGACCGGTCGCAACCGCTCGCGCGCAGAAGCGAAGGAAATCGACGTAGATCAAAGCTCGCTTCGACGTCGGATCTTGATTCCCGACGCGCTGCCTGACCACAGTTGGCGGCTGGAGTCGCCGATTCACTACCGCCGGTCCGCCGATGTACTGGTGAACCTCGCGCCGCATATTGACATTTCGGCGCGGCTAACTCCGATTGCGTTCATGGGTGGCTTTTGA